The Rattus rattus isolate New Zealand chromosome 13, Rrattus_CSIRO_v1, whole genome shotgun sequence nucleotide sequence GAGGTGTcgttcacccccacccccgcccgccTTTCTGTGCGCGGCTGTCCACCTCGGGGTATCTCACCTCGCGCTCCCGCTAGGTGTGCGGCAGCGATGCAGAGATAGAGCAAGGGCAGAGGTGACGACATCGCCAGGTCCGAGCTGCTCTGCGAAACTCTGGGATCGGACTGGGGCGGGCCTGGCAGCTGCAAGGAACTAAAGGGGCGGGACGCAGCCGCAAGCCACGCCCCTGTACATACCGCGGGTCGCCTTTCTTCTATGCCTCCCGCGGTGCCTCCGCCCTTAGCCCGCCGGGTGCCGCGagttccccctccttctccacctGGGTCCTGTGCCCTGTTCTGGGCTCCCTCTGGTCTTAAACTTGAAGCTGTTGGGCGTCCTAGGATGCTGGACGTTCTCTATATTGTCTAACTTCGGTCCTAAATACTGCAGGCCACCCCCGGCAGCCTGGAAGTCCCACTTAGGGTCTGTTCTCCAGTCTAGGAAAGTCCACAGCGCAGCTCCGGAGGGAAGTCCCCTCTCCACCTGCCCACCCCCTGGCCTGGTGcacaaaagaggcagaaagagaggtgTTGGAGATGTTTATTGGTGCGGGTCACAGTGAGGCCACGCAGTCGGTGCCAGTATATTTTGGCAGGTGCAGGCCAAACTTTCGGCGCACGTCGTCAGGCACGAACCTGCCGGCTACAAAGTGGTGACGTCCGGAGAAGCGGCCAGCGCAGCTCTTGGGCGCCGCAAAGGACACTAGCACATCGGGCTGCACCGTGTCCTTCGCGTCGCCGCCAGCCTCGGCATCCCAGCCTGGGGGCGGAAGAGGGGGAGCTCAGAGGACCTCGGGCCCAGGATCAAGtctgccctgcctccctccacGCACGTGGGTAGCGGTCAGACCTGCTGACCGCAGAACCGCCTCCACCCTCCAACTACACCGTTTCCACCGCTAGCCTGCCAAGACCCAGCCTCTGCCTTGCGAGCTGCGTCTCCGCAGCGGTCAGGTCAGGAGCCGCCTGGCTCAAATCAGACCTTCCTCACCCACCTCCGGTCTGACCTCAGCCTCCCTTCTCAGACTAAGTCCCCACCCTGCGCTGTGACCTGAGACCTCCTCCTTCAGAACTGTGTCCCCGCATCCCCACTGGATTTGATTACCCTCCCCCTCCGACCTGAGACATCTTGGCTCTCTGACCCACCTCGTGTTACATTTGTCTGGACTGTACCCCCTCCCCAAACCACCAGGAGTTTCGGCTCCACCCAGTCCACGAACCAGCAACTGgaacttctctcctgcctcaggcacTAACCAGAGCCACGGGACCACCTACTGCCTTATCCCTCAGACTAGATATGCCTCGGCTTTGGGCTGGGCTGGTCCTGGAGTCATCTAGCTGGGGACACCCCCACGCAGTCCCCACGGCAGGCTGAGCGCTGTTTGTCCCTAACAGCTCTGGCCTGGCAGGCGTGTCCTCTGCCGAGTGAGCTCACGTCTGTCCAGCAACTGGGCTGGCGGTGGATGGTGCCTATGGAGCTGAGCACCCGGACCAAGGGGACACCGAGTCACTTGGGGCAGCCACTTGTATTGTTCCCATACCCAGGGCGGGTGTGAAACAGGATGAGGCCAGACGCGGAAACTGAGGTCGATAGAGTTGGACGAGGAaaaccgggggtgggggtggggaggtgcagAGGGGAGAATTTGGGATGGATGGAAAAAACAGGCTAAGGTAACCAGGCTGCCCCTGGGTGGCGTGCCTGAGGGGACGTCCAGGCTCACAAGCGGGATGGAGAGCCGCTTCAGCGTGGCCAGCGCGCGCGCGCAGGGCCCGCCTGCCTCGGCCAGTCGCACTCCCGGCCCAAGCACAGCGTCCACCACCAGCCCGTACGCGTCGTCGATGAGCCGCACCTGGGGAGGGGAACGGTGTCAGTGGCAACGCTCGGACGGGTCAGGGCAGGGGCAGTGTGGGCGCATCTGACCTCGGCgggcaggaaggacaggaaggggaTGTCCATCTTCTCGCACTGCGTGGTCAGATCACGGTGCAGCGCGTCGGCTGAACGCGCCGGGTAGAAGATGCTGGGCTGGTATTCCTGGGGGGAACAGGGGTTCGTtgatggaggcaggaggcagcaggacCCCAGCCCCGTTTCTGTCCCCCACATCACGGCCCTGTTACTCACGAACACCCGTAGGTGCCGGGCACACGCCAGCCCCACGGCGCCATTCTGCTCCGGGCCGCACACGACAAGCACCGTTCTCTGCTTCCGCGACAGCGAGGGCAAGGGGAACACCTGAGACAGCACAGCAGGGCGACTCGGTGGGGTTTGGGGGGACTGGGGCAGAGGGACGTAGCAGTGGCAGAAAGGTGGtctgcatgtggggcaggcaggcCGACTTCGCTCAGCCAGAGTAGGAACCCGGATAATGCGCCTAGTCCCAGTGTGGTTTGTTTACTCCGCATACCCTTAGGACACATTCCCACGTCCTTCGCCCAGCTCCTTCTAACAGGTGAAAAGTGGGGTGATTCCGGAGGGATGTCCGCAATTCAACAAGAATGGCGCCTAGGCCATCTGTCTCTGCCCAACCCCTGCCTTTACCTTTCGGTATTTTCTatctgtctgctttctgtttcaaAGATCAGTCTCTgcataatttttgttgttttagaggTCCTCACTctaactcaggctggtcttgaacttgcagcaattgAACTTGCCTCAGGCCCCCAACTGTGGAGTTAGCAACTGTGAACCAAGCCAGCGGAAAAACTTGCTACCAAGCCTCTGCAGGGACCGTAGTTTCTTTCctgaaacccacatggtggaagaacaCTGGCTCACAAACTATCCTACCcatcccacatgctcacactcaaaCCGGGGGCCGTGTAcaataaattgaatttttaaacttGAAAGGTGCTGGGAGGTGCTTGTATTCCTTCCTTGGGCTTCTACGTGGAGGATCCCAAGACCCACTCAGTGGGCCTCAGAGCAAGCGCCTCTGACGTCAACAACAACCTCCTGTCATCTTGGGGGTGAAGGTTTAGCGGAGCCAAATACATGTAGtttgtcccccccaccccaccccaaccccgctTCGGACCTCATTTAGTCCACTGCGGTCCCACACTGCCCATCCTAGGACCTCTTTTCTCATTGGGGCATTTTGAGGTGTGCATATGGCGGGGATAGCTGGCAGGTAGATCACCTGTGGGAGACCTGCACCTCGGAAGCTTCAGCCCACCCTGTAGGTGCCTCCCCCCAATTTGAGTCTCTGACACTCTGGGTTTGGGTTTTCTGGTCTGGTCTGGCGGTGAGCTCCCACGTCCTTCAGTTTCCTAATTCGAGTTGAAGTAACCCCAAGCAAAGGGGGCTGGTACCTTGGTCACAGCCACCGCACTGGCGTGCCCACATAGTTCCACCAGCTGCTGCTGCCCGAAGCGGTACTCGTCCAGTAGCTCCCGCTCCAGGGCGGCTGCCTCCGAGGTGCTGCAGGCAGAGTTGGGCAACAcgctcagaagtgcagacaggGAATAGAGACTCGAGGATGGCTGCCCAGCCCTGGCCGAAGACCCTCACTTTGTCATTACCCAGGAGGGGGTTCCAGTGACCTTGAGACCCAGGTCCACCATCTCTTGCCCAGTTTTCCCATCCCATAAGCGTGGTTTGAAATGGCAGCGGCAGCCTGAGGCATGCGAGCCCTCTGGTGGTGAGTCATTCACTGGTGGTTTTATTGCCAGAAAACTGAGACTGAGCCCAGCGACTCAGACATCAGAAAGACGCGGAGCCCCCATGCCGCAAGATCTTGCTGCATAGCCCAGGATATCATCGAatcctttgtcttcctctctcgGATTTATAACCCCAAACCTTAAAAGAATTTGATTTCTGACACAGGGGCCAGAGAGGAAGCTCCAGCACATAGGAGGGGGCAGACTGATGAGTGTGACTTGACAACGTTTTTGAAGACTTCAGGGAAGTTTAGCAGCTCATTCAGGAAAATGGGAGGGGGCCTTCAACTGGACAATGAACTTAAGATATCTGAACCAGGCTTGGTAGCTTACTCCTTTAACCCcgggacttgggaggcagaatggTGAACTGAGGGTACATCATAGTGAGACTTCTGTTtggctggggttttttttttgggggggaggggttgttttgtttctctgtatagcccttactgttctatcctggaactcccaaggctggctttgaactcagagatccacctacctctgcctcccgagggctggatTAAAGggtattaaaagtgtgtgccacctcGCCTAgcatgagaccctatctaaacAAGGAAAATTAAGATATCTGAAACCAGAGAGATGGGCTGCTGGGCTATGTGGCTTTACCACCACTTGGCTGAGGACTGTCTCCAGCCTACCTCTAACAGAACTGAAGGCAAGAACAGATTACATGATTCTAGAGTCTCTGTTCAAAAGTCATTAGCAATTTATTGTTGGCTCTAGCTTGGCAGAACACCTGTCAAGCATGCATGAGGCCCAGGTTCCACACACAGCATCAGGGGAAATGATAAAGTTTtaggaaggaagggacagcagTGCCGGGCACTTCCAAGCACAGGGAGCCTCTGCCTGTGACAGGGCAGGCAGACTGGCACGGTGGACACTGCACTACAGAACTGGGGCTGGGAGTAGGACAGGGTGTGCTTGATGCTAACATCCCTCTTCACTTCCTTTCCGGGTGTGGACTGGTGGTGTAGGGTGCACACTGCCCAGCAGGCAATGCCGAGACATGGACTACTGCATAACTTTCATCCTAGTGCTTGGGACGCCAGGCAGAGCATCCTAGAGGATGGGAGAAGCATGGAGGAAGGtcaaggcaggaagggagagcaCGTGGAGCAAGTCCGGAATGATCTGGGGCAGAAAGAGCTGTGGCAAAGTTAGCACATGTGGGGAACAGGGTAGGAAGGGCTCAACAGCACACCAAGATACAGTCAGAGCTGAACTAAAGCACTGATGACTTtcatcccagcgctcaggaggcagaggcaggcagatctctaagttcaaggccaacctggttggtctacagagcgagtcccaggacagccggGACTACAGAGAGACCACAGGTACAGGGCAGGAGACCTCGAGGTAGGAGTGTGTGTggtagaggaagaagatggagaaggcaCTGGGCCACCTGCCCAGCTTCTGGCCCAGCACAGCCAGCTTGTGCTCAGTGTAGGGTAAGGCCCAGACATAGTGGCACATCCTTGAATCCCAGCATGTGGAGCGTGAGGCAGGACTCTCACTCGTCCTGCTTAGTGAAACTGTTTCAAAAGCTTGCTGGGGGCTGAGAGGTGTCTCAGTGGCTAAGACCCAGAAGTGCTCTCGAAGGGACccgagttcagctcccagcaccaacACTGGGCAGTTCCTGCTTCAGGGGACCCAATGCATATTTTCTGTACAGACACCTTCACAACAAGTACACAGACATGCCTTAAGAGGCAgcaaactgggggttggggatttagctcagtggtagagcgcttgcctagggccctgggttcggtccccagctccgaaaaaaaaaccaaaaaaaaaaaaaaaagagtcagcaAACTGCTGGCTTTGCGATCAGTTTAATTCCTAGAACCTGCAGGGGTCGGTTGGAGGTGGATAAACAGCTGGGTACAGTAAGTGTGCCCACGACCCAAGCACTGTTAAGGGACAACCAGGAACATCTGTGGACGTGCTGGCCAGTCAGTATAGACAATCAGTAgtctaggtttagtgagagactcttaaaaaataaggtggaggagATTAGAGGAAGGCAGACCTGATGGGGACCTCGGACCTCCACTCACAGGCATGGCTGTGGAGAGGCTCAGTCCCACTTTGGTCTGACAGCCATGGGGGCTGCTTCTGCAGGGTAGGGGTGCTGACCTCTTCCCTGTCTCCACTGAAACTATGACAGCAGGGACAGTGAGCAATCCTGGAGAACACAACCAAGGGGCATCGCTGACCCTGGTGCAGAGTGGACAAGAGCTGGAGGGAGAAGCGGGGCAGCCTATCTGCCACTTGGGGATTGGTATTGGGGTTCCCCTCAACTCCAGCTCATAGGACTGGAGCAGCCAGGCTTAGATCTCTCTTCAGGTTCAGTGCTAAAGGGAACTGAGCCTGACAATCCCAAATTACTTCTAGAAAGTCAAGGAACCTGGATGCCCTCCCCACCACATGTTCACCTGGCGTCATGCATACATTCTACACCCAAAAATGTGCCAGGGGCTTTGGCAGCGCATCATAACCCCCATCCCGAGCCTCCTGTGGCTCCCAGTGGCAATCAATAGTCAAAGCCTCTGTGACTCCAAGCCCCACACCATATCTGACAGTGAGAACCTGATGGGTAACTACGAGGGCTGGCTTGCCTGGATGCAGTTTCCCTGGCAACTGGCCTGGGATGCACCTGCAAGCTCCCAGCAGACCCTAGGCTCCAGGATCACCTGCCTCCGGCCTGCGACCCTGGCCCCGACCCCGTTACCTGCTGACCTGAGAAAGCGCCTCTCCTCCGGCAACTGGACAGGGCCCGTGTCGTTGTGCACACTGCTGCTCATGGTCGCACAGGAAAGctgcctctgctctgtctttTATGGGTGGCCTCGGGGGCGGAGCCCTGTGACTAGGTGCCTGCTAATCAGGAGCCACTAGGAGGCGCTGCATACAGCCATTGGCCAAAGCACAGGGGGTGACTTAACTCTGTGATGACTGGGCACCAGGCCCAGAGTATAGGGATCTGCAATAGAGTCACTATAGAGTCGCAAGAGTCAACAGTTTATTTGACTATTCTTTATTATGCACGTTGGCTCAGGCCCTAAGTGTACCCGGTGAAGCCGAAGTTGGcgttctccatctcctccttggTGCGTAACCCATAAAGCTCGCCGATGAGGGGTGGCACCCATCGTGTGGTATGGAACATAGACTCCCCCACCTTCCAGTTGGGCACATCTTTCATGATGATGGCCTCCTCCTCCAGGTTCTCCCGAAGAATCTGCAGGGTCCTGTGGTCACAGGGCATGGCTGAGCTCAAGGCAACATCTGCCCCTTCCCAGCCAGACGGCGCCACTGGCCTCCCACCCCAGCCTACCTGCGGTCCTTCTCTGCCTGGAGGAGTGGCATGAGGGCGATCCTGGCCTCCAAGTCCTCGATCAGCAGGCGCCTGGAAAACCAATACCCAGTGTGTCAGACGTGACTGCTGGGGAGTGTGGGACACAGACAACACTGGGCCACAGGGTactggtggggaaggggagggaggggtcatCATGGGCCACCTGAGTTGGGACAGGAGGGCAAGCTAGGGCACAGCTGGCACAGGCTACAGCAGCCACAAAACTGTTGGCTTCACACTTCCctttcaaataaacatttttttaaaatcctaaataTAGCCCTGCTTGATGCTTTGGATGGAGGGGAGAAGCACCAGGCTCTGGGCCTTACAAAACCAATTCCCTTTGTTCTCAAAATAGCAGGGTGCTAGGCCTGCTGGCCTTCTTCCACAGTTCCTATTATCCCCACAGGGAGTCGGGAACCTCTCAACTTCAGGGGCTGAGGAAACAGAACCCAGTGATACGGCCTAGGAAGAGGATTCTTTCCAGTGACACTTTTCATCTATGACCCTCAAGGTCTTGGGTTCTCTTGTACCTGCCTCCACGTACCAAGCCAAGCCTGCCTCTGCTGGTTACCACCCACGGAGCAGCTATGAAGCCCAAGTCCAACAGCTGAGGACCTGGTCACCGCTCTTTGCTTCAGCTGGGAAGTAGGGACTGGATACACATTTCTCCCTGTACAGCCAAGGACATCCTCATCCTCACAGAGACCCAGTGGTGAGCAGCCTACCTACGCTCCCGGTTCCACCTCATTATTCTCCAGTAGCCAAAGATCAAGGCCCCGATGCCCAAAGCAAACATGCTGTATCCTGTAAGAGAAACAAGAACCCCCTCTCAGGATGGTGACTTCCAGGACCCCATTCAGTAACACTGGGCAGTTGTACCCAGTGAATTATCTGCTGGCTCTGCTTTCTACACCCTCCACAGGTAGACTGTCCTTAGCCACTTCCCCAGAACAGTCTGTCTTCTGCTGCTAGTCAGGGCAGTCTGGGCTGCCACACTTTCTGAAGAACACAGGAGAGCCCCAGAGTCTAGGGCTCCGTATTAGacatttgcattacaattcataacagtagcagaattaattatgaagtagcaacaggaTAGTTTTATACTGGGGAGGGAGtcacacatgaggaactgtaacaAAAGGGTTgcattagggggttggggatttagctcagtggtagagcccttgcctagcaagtgcaaggccctgggttcattccccagctccgaaggaaaaacaaaacaaaacaaaacaaaacaaaacaaaacaaaccattgcTCTATAAGGAAGAGGCTGGAAGTGCCCTGGGGTGCCACACAGCCTGCTCCTGACTCCAGGAGTGGTGTAGGCATTGCAGGTTCAGCGGGGTAGACCACCTGCCCTGCTTCCAGGGGAGACAGGGGCCACCATAAATAattactgaagaccagcagggGCAGTGCCAATCCTGACTGGCAGGACAAGCCCCAGGGGTCACCTACCAGTGACTACAGATGGTATGGAGGCTGGGCCACAGGGGGGTAGGTCAGGCTCTGGGGTGCAGCCTGACTGTCCCTGGATCTCAGCAAGCCTCTAAGGGCTGCCCGGATCCTAGGCTAGGCTAGGAGCTAAACATTTCTCTCCAAGCCA carries:
- the Yjefn3 gene encoding yjeF N-terminal domain-containing protein 3, with the translated sequence MSSSVHNDTGPVQLPEERRFLSTSEAAALERELLDEYRFGQQQLVELCGHASAVAVTKVFPLPSLSRKQRTVLVVCGPEQNGAVGLACARHLRVFEYQPSIFYPARSADALHRDLTTQCEKMDIPFLSFLPAEVRLIDDAYGLVVDAVLGPGVRLAEAGGPCARALATLKRLSIPLVSLDVPSGWDAEAGGDAKDTVQPDVLVSFAAPKSCAGRFSGRHHFVAGRFVPDDVRRKFGLHLPKYTGTDCVASL
- the Ndufa13 gene encoding NADH dehydrogenase [ubiquinone] 1 alpha subcomplex subunit 13, which gives rise to MAASKVKQDMPPPGGYGPIDYKRNLPRRGLSGYSMFALGIGALIFGYWRIMRWNRERRRLLIEDLEARIALMPLLQAEKDRRTLQILRENLEEEAIIMKDVPNWKVGESMFHTTRWVPPLIGELYGLRTKEEMENANFGFTGYT